The DNA sequence ATTGGGTCAGAAGCTAGTTGTTGGGAcagtttattttatattaattttctgCACACTTAAGCAAACTAATCAcacatataatttatttttaatccaataataatgtttagtcatcatttATAATATGTTGTTAGTTCTTCAAACTCAATAGATTGAATTTTAgtcatttataatatatttataaaatacatgttgaaatataaatatacattaaaaataaattaaatcacacatgtatatatatacaaatacattagtggttgattttagtgattaattttggtGTACGAATAAGATTTTTGATAAATTAATATGTTGTGTTGACATGAAAAAATAGCAATGGATTCAAATATTAAtgaaacatttttattaaaaaactatCAATGGCAAGATGAATAAAGatcaagaaaatggaaagagaaaCTTCAAGAGAAAAAATTATTAGGAAATTATTGACTAAAAAGAATTGGTTGGTTCCTGATTTTTTTATTTGgcctaactttttattttaataccaAGCCATAGCTTCTTAATTATTATATTCCTTTTTACAAGCACACCGAATACAACATCTTTTCTGTTTTCAAGATACAAAAATTTTATAACTTTATACGTTGAGATAGAAAAATATTCCTGTCTATCTTTCTATTTCTATATTtctgtttcaaaaataaaatcaagtACATAACCTTAGCAAAAATGTAGACAGGTCACAAATCTTTTCTAGTTTCTGTTGCTATATATGCGACTTCGAACACAAATTTGTCTAATATCATGAAGGGTTAATTAATTAGGGTGCCATTGGCATATGCACGCACAAGTGGTTCAAATTTAAGGCTTgtcaaaagaaaaatcaacattATGAGTTTCCTGTCTGTTATTTGGTGGTCCATGTCCATGTGATGTTGTAATCTCATTGAGTtgaatatgatgatgatgagtatATGCTAATTCAGTCTCAGATAACTCAGTATCAGAAGGGTATGAACGTGGAGAATAGAGAACACTCTCAGTATCTGTGTGGTTGCTACTAGGCTTGTACTTGTGAAGCAAATGAATTGGTGATGTTCCTTGGCTTGGTGTTGTTTCTCCACTCATGTAACCTGAGTTACTAACATTATCCATCCCTGCTTTCCTTAACTTTGTTCTGTTCTTTGCTGTCTTTTGCCATTTCTTAATGGCCTTTGCTGTTTGCTCCTCAAATATTGCTTTCTTCATGTGTGATCCCATCTGCAAGAAAATGAACATGTTTGCTTTCATTCAACTAGCTAGCGCTACAGAGACAAGACAGAAAAGTTGTAAATAGTATATACCTGGGTTATTAGGGCATAGAGGGGGAATGTAATATAACTGCATATGAATTGTAAGAATACCCCAAGGATGACCCTTATCAGTATTAGTTTCAAGTTTTCATGGAAGCAAGACTTGATCTTAAACTCATACTgcatatatagtgaagaacaaaaaaattaccATTATTATAAAGTAGCAGCATTAGGAAgccaaaaatataatataaggtGATCCGGTGATTATAATTCGATTGTAACAGAAGATAACCTCATGTAAAAAACGACCAGTTACTCATGAAAATATTATTCTCGTATGACCATTCATTTGTGACTCTTAACAAACTAATTATGGGTGTGTTTGGAGTTCACGttgatgaagaagagagaagtttGTTTGAGTGTTTTGAACGTCCCATTTTTATGTTTGGCAACTCTTTGAAATACTGAATCCAGAAGTGATTTTACTTCTTAAACGTACGTTTACAAAAAACTAGAAATTATAGCTTCTGCATTTAGAAAATCACGTTagcattgaatttttttttatcgaTTCTACCCTTTATTTTCCTGCTTGTAatctttttagtatttaaatattttaaatatataattatattttttattaaatttttacttttgagtttgtataaaaaaatttattttttgtttgactgttaaaatttgtaaatataattcttgtatattaatttattattataattttgttataatataaattattaattccattaaaaagaataaagtaaataaaatattaattataactaagaataaaattataaataattaaaatttatagtttaaaataatattaaataaaagagtaccaaaaatactaaaaatttataagtaatataatataataaaatatattttgatatattttttatatattatttttatttttgatataaaaatatattttgtcaatttttatatattatttttattttagtaagtaaatattacttttattataaatttaattaataatatctatttaaatatctaaattaaaataatagaataattaaaaaatttatttaagttgatgtctattttagtaattttttatctagaaGTAATTTTAAATagtgtaatccaaacaatatttacttGATTAGAatccattttgatataaagattaccaaacataaatcactttaacacaaacttactttttatcaaaatcaagtttgaaaAATCAATTCTATGCAAACTCCCGTTTACAAACTGAAATCGGCTATTCTTACTACAAATCACTTATAAAAAACTTCGCAATGGGTAAAACATGTTCATAAATCGAATTTACTATATTCGATTTTGAACTTCTAAATATAATTCGAATTAACATGATTCGATTTAGTAGGTTCAGGAAAAATCGAGTTAGATAGCTTTGATTTAGTAGGGTTTAAACGTTGAGTTGAAAAGCTGATGGTAAATCGAATCAATGGGTTTCGAATTATTCTCCTAGTAAATCGAAATAAATGGTTTTGATTTACCATCCTACTAAATCATCGATTTACAGCCGTTGAAGATCATTGATAAATCGATATCAATGAAGTCGATTTACTTGCATAAAGTCTATATATAGAATTTGGTTAGAATTACAAATCACTTTCAACCAACCCTaccaaaatatattaaaatattcacTCATATTGACTTGAGTTATAgagttttttttatatgtatctaCATTCTGTGTTCTTAATTTATGAAGCATACCCTATTGCCCAAAATATATTTAAGAGGAGTGCTAGGGCCAATAGGTTTTGCAATTTGTAACTATGAATTAATcatcattagtatttttaatggtgtgaaattatatctaatagtataaaattattcacttttttttttgctggttaaatgttagccaaattttaataaaagtgctgcgTCTAAACTTTCTCTATATTTAATTCAACTTCAACTTGACGAGTAATATCAGAGAGGGTTTAATCATGCAAGAAGATAATGTATAATTAGTACTTACCACTGTCCAGAGGAAAAGGGCTATTTGAAAGGCATTCTGCACGAAAACgaaaaaatatatgattataaTAATTTGAATGGACTGCAAAATAAGCATGTCACACTCACACACACCTGGAATAAGGTGAAGTGTATCAAGAATAGGATCCACTGGGGGCGATTGAACCAGAAATACTTGTTATTTGGCTCCACCACTGGCACCCCTCTTACAATTGTGGTTCTATCTTGGATTTCTTGCGCCATTTCCATTATTATTAGCTCAAGCTTCGTACCAACCAATAAAAGTATCTGCAAATTGCAATTGCATGCaccaatattttatatatatatatatatatatatatatatatatatatatacacattaacaAGTTATTAATAGTAGTAATGGTTTCAGTTTCACGATCACAATTGCTAATTACCACTAATGGGATGAATGAGAGCCAGGTGAGCGTGTTCCATTCTGCAAGAAtacagtaattaattaattaacgttAATTAAGTAAGCCTCCAATATGGGAAGTAATATGCTTATGAGTGTGTTTGAAAGAGAGCAAGAATATTACTATAAACGTTTAAAAGCAGAAAGATGATAGCAGAAACCCAAAGTGGCAtactgcaaaacaagaaaacattaaCATCAAAATTATTAACATTAACAAGAAGCTAAGATGACACATCACACacacagacacacacacacacatacatatatgTATAACAATCTACCTGATACCAACAACCACTTTAAAATCGTCCTCCATAGATCTTTTGATATACTTATGGAAGTTGAATTTGCTATTGGGACCAAGATGTGCCTGTTATTAATTATAATGAACTCAGATATCAAATAGAACTCAACCATAATAAGCTTGCAATAATTACTTAGCACATACATTTATAAATCCATGTCGCATAGTCATGTAATCAACTTTGGTCACAGATGCAAAGAATTGCCTGAAGAACGCCACCTACATTATTG is a window from the Arachis hypogaea cultivar Tifrunner chromosome 17, arahy.Tifrunner.gnm2.J5K5, whole genome shotgun sequence genome containing:
- the LOC112765308 gene encoding MLO protein homolog 1, whose product is MAGGEGGAGERSLQETPTWAVAVVCSVFVILSVLIEHGIHSLGKWFQKKQKKAMNEALEKIKSELMLLGFLSLLLTFGTNYIKKICIPHSIGDTMLPCKKVVSHGGDGRRRLLSFETEDDNDVLSWRRILATSISGDDYCSTKGKVPLISASGLHQLHIFVFVLAVSHIFYSVMTMVLSQAKMKKWKSWEAETSSLEYQFSNDPARFRLAHQTSFVKQHSGWSRMPGIRWIVAFFRQFFASVTKVDYMTMRHGFINAHLGPNSKFNFHKYIKRSMEDDFKVVVGISMPLWVSAIIFLLLNVYKWNTLTWLSFIPLVILLLVGTKLELIIMEMAQEIQDRTTIVRGVPVVEPNNKYFWFNRPQWILFLIHFTLFQNAFQIALFLWTVYEFKIKSCFHENLKLILIRVILGVFLQFICSYITFPLYALITQMGSHMKKAIFEEQTAKAIKKWQKTAKNRTKLRKAGMDNVSNSGYMSGETTPSQGTSPIHLLHKYKPSSNHTDTESVLYSPRSYPSDTELSETELAYTHHHHIQLNEITTSHGHGPPNNRQETHNVDFSFDKP